Proteins encoded within one genomic window of Pygocentrus nattereri isolate fPygNat1 chromosome 7, fPygNat1.pri, whole genome shotgun sequence:
- the paqr5a gene encoding membrane progestin receptor gamma-A: protein MLSLIKLPRVLTINQVPKVFHEDGIVSGYRYPYSSAKDCVLSIFQLTNETLNIWTHFLPTWFFLWKLLMVLEEEEWWDSYCWPLLTFLISCCLYPLASSCAHTFSTMSERARHICFFFDYGALSFYSLGSAITYSSYAFPEKWVNSAFHKYYVPTATFNAIISTGLACYSRSTVKSSAKLGKNLRIVAFTYPYLFDNIPLFYRIFMCAGGGCTVNEATAVHYQHTALALLTGFLFATHLPERLAPGSFDYIGHSHQLFHVFAIIGTYFQLTAIELDMTLRKRWLQAHSQPITFTNTVGAALFCAASSLCIIYIFCRALSSTRTRRDRDLK, encoded by the exons ATGCTGAGCCTTATCAAACTGCCTCGAGTCTTAACCATCAACCAAGTTCCGAAA GTCTTCCATGAAGATGGGATTGTATCAGGGTATCGGTACCCATACAGCTCAGCTAAAGACTGTGTTCTTAGCATCTTCCAGCTAACAAATGAAACCCTTAACATCTGGACCCACTTTTTGCCTACATG GTTCTTCTTATGGAAGCTGCTGATGGTGCTAGAAGAGGAGGAGTGGTGGGACTCCTATTGTTGGCCTCTACTGACCTTCCTGATTTCCTGTTGTTTGTACCCACTGGCCTCCAGCTGTGCCCACACCTTTAGCACCATGTCTGAGCGTGCCAGACACATCTGCTTCTTCTTTGACTATGGAGCGCTCAGCTTCTACAGCTTAG GTTCTGCCATCACCTACTCCTCCTATGCCTTTCCTGAGAAATGGGTCAACAGCGCTTTCCATAAGTACTATGTTCCCACTGCCACGTTCAATGCTATCATCTCCACTGGACTGGCCTGCTACTCAAG GTCTACTGTGAAATCAAGTGCAAAGCTAGGCAAGAATCTACGTATTGTGGCTTTTACATATCCATATCTCTTTGACAACATTCCTTTGTTCTATAGG ATTTTCATGTGTGCTGGTGGGGGTTGCACAGTCAATGAAGCCACTGCTGTCCACTACCAGCACACTGCACTGGCCCTCCTGACTGGCTTCCTCTTTGCCACACATTTACCTGAACGCCTCGCACCAGGCAGTTTTGACTACATCG GGCACAGCCACCAGCTCTTCCATGTGTTTGCTATCATTGGCACATATTTCCAGCTGACTGCAATTGAGCTGGACATGACCTTACGGAAGCGGTGGCTTCAGGCTCATTCGCAGCCGATTACCTTTACCAACACAGTGGGTGCCGCGTTGTTTTGTGCGGCCTCCAGTCTATGTATAATCTACATCTTCTGCCGGGCACTTTCCTCCACTAGGACCCGGAGGGACCGTGATTTGAAATAG